The Pseudomonas fulva 12-X sequence CGGGCTGATGCTTTCCGACGGCAGCTTCACCGCCTTCCTGACCAGCCCGATCTCGGCGCTGTTCCTTGGCTTGGCGGCGCTGTCGGTACTCTGGCACGCCTACAGCCTGCTGCGCGCCAGGAAAGACAAGAAACCCGCCGAGGCGTTATCGACGAGTTGATTGCCCGCTCCTGAAACGAAACAAGCGCCCTGGGGCGCTTGTTTCGTTTCCGCGAGATGAAACCTATTCGGGCTTCTTCAGCTTCGGATTGGGAAAGAATTGCACGGCCTTGACCTTGGGATCCGCCGGTTTCTTCGGCGTCAGCCCGCTGACGTTGACGCGGGTCGGCAGCTCCTTGGCGACCGAGTTGCCACGCTCGTCCAGGGTGTCGGCGTAACCGCACTGCACGCATTCGCGGTGCGGCACGCCATCGACGTTCCACATCTTGATGCTGTCCATCTCGCTGCACGCCGGGCACACGGCTCCGGCGATGAAACGCTTGGGCGTGACTTCTACAGGAGCGTCGCTCATGCCGCCTCCGCACTCAGGCCCAGATGGCGCAGCAGCGCGTCGATGCTCGGCTCGCGGCCGCGGAAATCGACGAACAGCACCATCGGCGCCTGGGAACCTCCGCGGGCCAGGATCGCCTCGCGGAACGCGCGACCGGTCTGCGGGTTGAGCACGCCCTCTTCCTCGAACTTCGAGAAGGCATCGGCGCTCAGCACCTCGGCCCACTTGTAGCTGTAGTAACCGGCCGCGTAACCGCCGGCGAAGATGTGCGCGAAGCTGTTGGGGAAGCGGTTGTAGGCCGGCGGACGCAGCACCGAGACCTCGTCGCGGATGCCTTCGAGCACCTCCAGCACGCTGCGACCATCGCCGTGGGTGACGTGCAGCTCGAAGTCGAACAGCGAGAACTCCAGCTGGCGCACCATCATCAGGCCGGACTGGAAGTTCTTGGCGGCCAGCATCTTGTCGAGCAGGTCCTGGGGCAGCGGCTCGCCGGTCTGGTAATGGCCGGAGATCAGCGCCAGGCCCTCGGGCTCCCAGCACCAGTTTTCCATGAACTGGCTCGGCAGCTCGACGGCGTCCCAGGCCACGCCGTTGATGCCGGACACCCCGACATGCTCGACGCGGGTCAGCAGGTGAT is a genomic window containing:
- a CDS encoding YheV family putative zinc ribbon protein, which gives rise to MSDAPVEVTPKRFIAGAVCPACSEMDSIKMWNVDGVPHRECVQCGYADTLDERGNSVAKELPTRVNVSGLTPKKPADPKVKAVQFFPNPKLKKPE